The window TCTACCAATCACAACTCTCGCCTAAATCACTATATAAACTAAACTAACTTCCTATTTTCTCTACACCTTTCAATTTTCACTTTATCtattttcttgctctctttatatTATTATTACCTAACAACAATGGCACCAAAAGCTGAGAAAAAACCTGCCGAGAAGAAACCAGCAGCCGAAAAAACTCCGGCAGAGAAGAAACCAAAGGCAGGAAAAAAGCTGCCTAAGGACGGAGGTGCAGCTGCAGGagataagaagaagaagagatcCAAGAAATCAGTTGAAACCTACAAGATTTACATCTTCAAGGTGTTGAAGCAAGTACATCCTGATATTGGTATATCAAGCAAAGCTATGGGTATAATGAACAGTTTTATTAATGATATATTTGAGAAGCTTGCACAAGAATCTTCAAGATTGGCTAGGTATAATAAGAAACCTACTATTACTTCAAGGGAAATTCAGACAGCTGTGAGACTTGTGTTGCCTGGTGAATTGGCTAAACATGCTGTTTCTGAAGGCACTAAAGCTGTTACGAAATTCACTAGCTCTTAATTTTTAGGGCTTCTAAGGTTCAAATTAGGTTTTGTGGGTGTAAATTTAGTTTAATTAGTATGCTTTTAAGTGTTGAGATGATCGAGTTGGTCTAATGTAAGGTTATGGTCTAATTAGTATGCATATCTTATTTGTCTTGCCAGTAAAATGGATATCTCCAGGAAAGATTTTTCTGTTTTCTTCATTGATTTTGCTTGATTTGATCTTTTAATTATGCCATTTCATTTTTTACTTGTCACGATTTGTTTTTTGAAAGCCGATTTGATTTATTTTAAGagctaaattaaattagattaatttaatatcttaaaattaaaatttaattgtccaaaaactataaaaaaaaaatatgtgacAAATATACATACAACTTAGTTTCCACTTTGTATAATCTAATTCTGTGGGTTTGGAGTCTTTTATTTTAAACGGGTCTAGATAGAGCTAAATGGATATAGATTATTCATATAGTAGAACTGACTAATTTGGGATTGAGGCGTAATAGTAGTAGTATTGGATTTTGTTGCTAGACAATTAATGGTGCTATAACAAAGGAAGATCTTTCCCATGGTTTCCTAGTCCTTTTAGGTATATTAACTAGCCTTTAACCAAGTTCATCATTTAGCTCCTCTGACCCCTTCCCAGTTATTAGCTAGTGCACTGTCACAGGCACCGGGACCTAGATATTAATGGAGAAGTCAGCCCACTAAGGAACAGAGCTTCACTGAGCCCCCAGTCTCAGAGTAGTATGAATACAGGAGCACAGCAGCGTCTACATTGTAGTAGATATGGCAAGGGACACTCGGGTGTGTCACAGGGATCTTGATATATGTTATAGTTGCGGCCTTCAGGGCCACATGCAGAGAGAATGTCCTTCAGCTGCAACGCTGAGTGTACTAGTGCCAGTGGTACTGGCGCAGCTCAGCCCACCAATTCAGCCACAAATAGGTCAGTAACACCATTTGGTGCAGGTAGAGGAACGTCAAGGTCTGGAGCAGGCCAATCTTATTTCTATGCTCTTAACTGACCATCATGGTTCAGAGTCATTGCCGGACATTGATATAGGTACCTTATTAGTCCCTTTCTCATGATGACGTATAAACGACTCGTAAATGTGGCGAGAATAGACCTCACTTTAGGTATATTTTAACAAGTTAACAATACGCAAATGACAAACTGCAGAACTTACAGCCACAAATCCTTTCCAGTTATGGATACTCGACACCAGCTGAAGCACGTGTAGCAAGGGATCATAAGTCTAGGAAAAACTTACAAACCTGCTTCATACTGAATATCACTTCTTTCATTAAATACTTGCTTCGGAACATAACCATATGCGAAATTCAGAAAGAAAGAGCTATGATATATAAATCAACACTAGTTCTATCGTATTAATCAGCCACTGTAGACTGCACTCTTGTTTCTCTTACACTACAAAATTTGGTCGTGAGAAGCTCTCGTGGTCGATCGACCTTGTAATCAACCTGCAAAGACACAGAAATTGAATAAAATCCCAAGTTCATGCCAGTATCTGAAATGTGGCACTAATAATCATAAATTCATAGTCTAAGTAGAAGAGAAAATATATTTTAGCATCTTCATGTGGAACTTGTGCAAAGAGAATTAAAAACAATAAGTTTAAAATTTCATGCTTGCTATCTTCTTGTTGCTCTGAGACATATTAAAGCACAACAAGTAGAAAGTGCAGGATTGTTGGTTTTTAACAAAAGAAACTTAGAGAAATAACATAGAAAGGCCAAGAGAAATATACTGGTTATGCAGTCAAAAGGGAACTTATTTATGTTGCTTTATTAAGCTCTACATTTACACTACTTGCAGTAACAAAATTCAGTAAAAAAAATTTGATCATAATGCTAGCCTAGAATATCTCCACAAAAATCAGAACTTCAACTAACTAATTACTACTCACAAAATAAGAATAGCTGGCTAACAAGTAACTAAgatttattaaaaaattaaagCAGTAAAATAAAGTTATTGCAGTGCAAAAGCATAAttctaacaacaacaacaacaacaacaacaacccagtgaaatcccacatcgtggggtctgcggagggtagagtgtacgcagaccttactcctaccaaggtaggacggttgtttccgaaagaccctcggctcaataaaaacataaaaagaagtcagataaggttaagagaatcaaaacgatatgaaatgaaataatgcaagcgacactgataacacaggataatcaaagcacaggaaataacagataatagcagaaatctgagcagaagaaattatattgcgataatgcgactactaataagaacggaaaacgagactatctactagccttctaccctaatttgggtcctccaaaccctcttatctaaggtcatgtcctcggtaagctgtagttgcgccatgtcgtgtctaattacctctccccaatacttcttcggtctacccctacctcgtctgaaaccatccatggccaacctctcacacctccgcactggggcaactgtgtctctcctcttcacatgcccaaaccatctcaatctcgcttctcgcatcttatcttccaccgaagccacccccaccttatcccgaatatgctcattcctaatcctgtcactcctggtgtggccacacatccatcttaacattctcatctcggcaactttcatcttttgaacgtgagagatcttaaccggccaacactccgccccatacaacatagtcggtctaaccaccactttgtagaacttgcccttaagttttggtggcaccttcttgtcacatagcactccggaagcaagcctccatttcatccaccctgccccaatacgatgtgtgacatcatcgtcaatctccccgcagctttgcagaatagacccaaggtacttgaaactacttttcttctggatggcctgggtaccaagtctcacttccaagccagcctcctgaggtgcttcactgaacttacactccaagtactctgtcttggtcctactcagcttaaaccctttagactccagagtatgtctccaactctccagcttagcgttaactccgctacgagtctcgtcgatcaggactatgtcgtccgcgaacaacatataccatggcacctcaccttgaattttccGTGTCAATTCATCTATCACCAGCATAATTCTAACAAAGATGCACTTATTTTACCACCCTCAAACAGTGTTGAGaactctttttccttcatcttCAGCTTTGGTACaagaactacaacaacaacaacaacaacaacaacaacccagtgaaatcccacatcgtggggtctggggagggtagagtatacgcagacctgactcctaccaaggtaggacggctgtttccgaaagacccccggctcaacaAGAACTACAATAAtgtaatatgtaaaaaaaaattgaccgtCTGAATCGTATGCTTACCAGATTGATGATTCCCTGGACTTCCTTCTTTGCAACTGTTTGGTTTACTGCTGCTGGGCTGTTCCACTCCCTGATTCTGCATTTCAATACTGTGTATTGTCAAATGATTTCATGGAAGAATACGCAATAAATTAAGGTGATGAAACAAGCTGTTTTGGGCAGTTGACCACAGTTTAAAGTTTAGTCTATGTTGCAAGATGAAATTCTACCTGATAATTTCTACAAGAACATagttatcatgacaatgaaataAATATGCACGAATTTGGATTAGTCTTAGAGGGTTTCATCTGTATCTCACGATTAGGTGGGTGTCAACGTACTGAGGTTAACGTACAACCACGAGCTTGAGATGTCAGATGGTGCAATTTCATTGGTTGCAGGAGCTGCTACTGAATTCCAAAATCATTTAGACTCATGAAACTACACAGTTTCAGATGAAGAAGATATGACACCTGTTCAGTTGAACAAAGGGGATCCGTAGGAGTGACTCACCCACATCCTGGATAGGTGACTTGGCATTCAGTGCTAGTACCGTTCCCCTCAATTAATAGAGACAAGACAAAAAAGAAGTGTAGCAGGAATAAACTTTTTTACTTAAGCAATCAACTATATAAAAGCAAGCAGAGGAAGTGACAAAGGTACTTGAGAGAATATATGGCAAGGAACCCTAATCGAACGCAAGGAAGAAGAGTGGGTTTCCTTTGGATAACTAAAGCAAAAAAGTATAAAAGACGATAAATAATTACAAAGAGTGAGAAGAACTAGGACTTGCCTGGGCTAACATCAGTTGTGCCTGCTGGAGACCAAAATATTGTTGATATGGATCACTAAAATTCGGAACTCTTGGCTGATCAATACTGTGTCGAGCAAGTGAGTTTGGCATTTGATTGTCGGGGTGGTTCGGGGATGGGATTCTAGATGGATCAGGTACAGGAAATGGTGGCAAATGATATGCCGGAAGAGGATATCTGGGAGCCATTTGTGCTGCTGCAGCTGCATTCTGCATTGCTGGACCTGGCGTTAGAGATGGATATGGCACCATTGGCCGGTTCGTGCCCATCCTCATACCCATATTCATTCCCATTGTCGGCATGAATTGCGGGATCCCACGATACATCATAGGGACCATGCTGCATCCCATGGACATCATCTGCAGTAAGGCAGCTATGATCAGACTGTAGCCTATACTGACCAATTAACTTTTTTCAAGGGGCTTAATTGAGGATAAATTCCACTTTCACCTTACACAGACAAGCTATAACAATATTAATACTAGTAATAGTCCAAATTATGATTATGAGGATTCTTATCTGAATAATTAAAACACGGAGAATCCAGAAAATTTTAAATTACAACTGcttaacgaaaaaaaaaaatgaaaataaagaccTCTTCTGGTTTCAGAAACTTCTTGTGAGTCTTCTTTTCGATTATAATCGATGGAATCGACCAATTCGCTACATAAAGAATAATCGATTTGAACAGGCCGTAAGAACTGAAATGCACATGTCAACTTATAATCAGGATTTTGGTTAACATTATTACTGCATCACAATGCAGGATCAAGAGTAGGTGAAAAAATCTGAAATAAAGGATACTCCAAGTATTTCATTTTATATAGCGGTGTTGGACTGAGCATGTTGTTTAAGAAAGAAACATTTGGGCACCTACAAAAATATCCTTAAAACTTGTTGTCTTACACATACCATGACATTTCTATGGCTACAAGAGAATGTCATTAATTTAGGGTAAAGtggaaagtttaaagttaaagaTTTTCCACATATAGAAAGAAGTCATTCTTTCTCAGACAGACTACAAAAGAATTGAGTCTCATAACAGAGGAAGTacttaattgaatttcttcaaatttcttCAGTGTTGGACATATCATAACCAGCTTGGGACAACAACTAGCTGAAAAAGAGTTTAACGAGGAAAAAATTGAGCTTAAACATCAGAAGAGGTTGAAGGCAGTAAAAATCAAATGATCCATGAAGAAAGAACTTTTCAAGGTCTTAGTCTGCAAGAGACAAACTTAATTGCTGGTTCCGGTATTGGTCCTTTTCTTATTTAGTAATCTTTCTTGATGCCCTTTTAAGAAATGTGATTGGACAAATTGCAACTGACTGACTTCTTATGACCTCAAACATACTATAATGTTAAAGAACTCTGGATTCTGATAAAAACCGCTTAGCGCCAAAGAAGATTAACGGGAAAACTCTCCTTAGAAATGGACTATTTAACTTCTATGATGGAAATATTTTCAGGCGGTCAGCCATCAATATGAGAAGAAGAAATGAATAGAAACAGAGCAATAAGTAAAGAGCTCATCTCAATGAAATCaggtactccctccattccaatttatgtggcaactttcgtttttcgagagtcaaattgactaatctttgaagctaaattgattaaatcaactcaataatttcaaattaaaatttagatatttagAAACTATACGCAAAATATTATAAgttgtaattcttctcatgtcaatatgatgaaaaatTACAGTTTAAAAAGTTAGTCAAAGTTCACATAGTTTGAATCTCGAAggcgaaaagtgccacataaattgcgACACAGAGAGTATTAACTAAAAACTTACCAAAACTCACTATACTATTTCATAAGTATTTTATACCAAAACAATATGATTGTTCAAATGGCAATAGCATTAAATACATACCAGTGCATGGTTAGCAGTGGATGGAAGATAACTCAAATCTCAAATTGACTTTGAATCGTTTTGAGTTTGATCTCAAAATCCCATGCCACATATGCTACTTAATCTCAATAAATTTCTATAGAAAAACTAATAATCTGCCTTCTCAGGACATTCTGGAAGCATATATGAAATATATCCGTTCTACAGAAGCTGGTGTTGACGAAAATGACAAGAAAATATATAGTTTTTCTTTGGGAAAGTAAAAGTGGAATAGAGACAAAAGTTGGCAGTATTTCAGAGTAAATTACATTCCTTATAGTATAGGGAATATCAAATATCCAGATACCGAACTTGAACTATTCACATATGTAAAATGGGCTCAGCAGAGCAAAATGGATATGCatgattcatatagccgacccaTACTAGCTTAGGATTGATACGCTGTTGTTGCCATATTCCTACATCTAGGTAGTTGTCTTTTTGACTTAATTGTACTGTGCTTTGGAAAATCTACTTTTATAGAAATTTCTTATTTTGTACAATAAATGAGATAAAATAGCACAATAAACAAACAAACAGGTCTTTAATATGAAACATAATAGACAGAAAAGCACAATAAACAAACAAACAACTTGAAGTATGAAACTTAACAGTCAGAATACTACATAATGACGATATTCATACTCAGGGGCGGAGAGAGCGCATTAGTTACGGGTTCGGATGAACCCAATAACTTTTCTTTAGACCTTGTATTTGTATTAGGAAATTCATTAAATGTGTATAAATATTAAGTTGCAAACCTAATAACTATGACGACTATGGATATGGTAGCAAGTTTAGAACCCATAAGTTctaaattctggctccgcctctgTTCATACTCTAAGTAGATTAATAACTTGTAGATGTAGAAAATAGTGCAGTATTTGAAAACATAGTCTAAAACAGTCTTGAACAGGACATCAAATGTATTGAATTTTCACTAGTTTAGCTATCCAACATTCTGGTGTTGAAGTATTCAATATTTTAGTGGACTAAAAAAAGTTCCGTTTACAGCGACAAATTTTTTATGTTTTTAGTAATTAAGAGACTGAACAAATGGACTGACTGATGTTAGGAGGCAACTAAGGGCATTTTTGAAACAAGGAAAGAGAACTTGATTTTCAAGGTGCCGATAGGACAAAAAAGAATGTTAGCAAATATACCTGCACTTGCAATTGCAATGATTTAAGGTACTCAATTGCTTCATCCAGCATTGAAGCTTTGTCTGACTGAAAGTTGATTAAAAGAGAAACCTAAGTGTGAAATCAAAAATAGACTTTCTATGATGAACAGAACAAAATGGAGAATCCAAAGATGATGTTAAAACCTTGTTGCAGCGTGGTATGAGTTCTTGGAGAGCCTTCATTTTCTCATTTATTCTATCTCGACGTCTCTGCATTATTGAAGCACTCAAATATTGAGGAGACATACAATCAAAACACTTAAAAACCATCAAAACCTTCAGACCAAGACCTGGAATAGTATATACCCTTTCAGAAAGATTATGGACCTCTGCTGCACGAGATCTCTTTGTGGATGTAGAACTGCTGGCTTGCTTCTTTGCATCAGCAGACTCAAATTCAACATCCTGGGATATTAGAGAGGCCAAAGTTAAGAACATAATAAGAGAAATATCTGAATCAGCTCTTACAACAAGAAGAACAACTACTTCACCTCAAACCCAAGCAAATTAAAGGATCGGATGTCACCCCATTCAAGCTCGTGTGAATCCAATATTATAAAAAAGAATTAGGGCCTGTTTGTCCatgaaaattattcacttttttgcGGAATAATTTCTCAAAATCCGTGTTTGGTTATGAAGTTGTCCATTTTTTCCAAATTCAACTTGGAGTTGGATTCCAAATTTGGAAAGTGCTCTAACTCAGTTTACAGTTGGAAAAATTCTGATTTTCAAATTttgccccaattttttttttttttttaaaataataacaaCCCCATCTTTTTATCAGCCACCAACTACCGTAACTACCAGAAGCCACCAACCCATATTTTTGTAATTTGTGAATGCAGGCTATAACATTATGTGACTATCTACCATGTGATATTACTCTTTTAGAGCAGATTTGGTTATTTGTTTCGTCAAGTTGACTGGTGTTGCTAGTTTTTAGAAATTGTGGGatataaatcatatttcatgtttttCTAGAAAAAGTATATTCAAACAAGAATATTATTCCAAATACTCTTTGCAAGAAgtttaaccaaacacaactccatcttcataaatttcaaataaagtgaaaaatatttggaatccacggccaaacgcctacttagtttcGCTAACTCTAGATGTTCTCTACATTTTTTATTGGCATGTAAATCTCTAACAAGACTAAAAGACCCCAGCAAACATTAAGCCTAAAGTAAACTCACTAGCATGACTTAAACTTAACTATCTATCAGAAAAGAAAAACGAACtacaaatataataatatatgGGCCGCTATGTAAAACTAGATAATGCAGTAACTCAGCAGAAAGTTTCCATAAATTTCTTGTAGACGTGAAAACTAACAAAAGGAAAGAATCCAATATCAACCTGCAGCTATTTCATGTCTCTTACCATCAATAATAGGCATCAGGAAAGTCAAGCTAGACGATATTATTCAATAAAAGTTTGCATCAATCTCTCAGACTTTTAAGAACATGCACACTTTTTTAAGGGACGGAAAAAAAACATTGGCCAGCTAGTGCCACTATCTCCTGCAGTTTCGAAAGTCATTTTCCTACCACAGCCACTATTTATTATATTTGTATATTCATTATGCTATTTTATTACATGTTTGCGGTATTTTCGTTGCTCCTACTAGCTCATTTGTACCTTAACACCATTGCAACTCCAATGTTACTAAACTTAACTCATTTTAATCAATTTCAGTTTTGACACTCTCTGGAATCTAATCAAGAGTGAAAAAGCACAATGGCTTTATTGTATCATAGACCTGCTATCTATCAATTGGAGCAACAAATGGGACTAGAATCTGAGGAACTCAAATTTTACTAAATTCCTGATAATTGCTAGTCTAAAAAATCGTGATTGTCAGGCAGACGAACAAATAAACTCAAAAACTGAAGTAAACGCTCATGATGACACCGAAGACGGCTTAAACTAGGGTCAGAAAATAGAACTTAAGAAAAGAGAAGTATGACTTGCACAATCTGCATTCGAAAGACCCACCACTAGATAAAAGGAAATAAATACTCTCTTAGATCTGTTAAGGGATAACACTTCATGACAAGATTCTGTATATGAATATTTAAAGCAACAAGTTAAACTAGCATAGAAAAGATCCTGGTATGGAGTGCTCCCGCTTTAGTGGGCCCTATCTGGTGCCACTCCAAAATAGCCGGGCAAGCTTTCGGAGGCCGgatggttaaaaaaaaattgcttgaaaGAAAACGCATAGCACAAGAGTCTGATTTCAAGCACAAGATGACTTAAGGCTCCAGTGTTGCTACCGTGCTATCATATTGAAGCTTGCCACATAAAAACATATATTATATCTTCTCTTTGGAATTGCAGGACAAAACCTCCCAACAATCCCATGTTTACATCAGCAGGACCTATTTGTGCCACATTTAACTTTTCTTGGTTCTTTCACTATCAAATCATCAGTCTTTAGGATTTGTTCTGCGTAAATTATGGTATCCATCCTAAATTCTTCAAAGAAAAACCCCATTGCCTTGATCTTTACATTCCCTGAAATGTGGATTTTCTTATCTTTAATGTTAACTGTCCCAAATGAATGAGGGATAGGTtgttggtctccttatatggtcttggaCAATTCTCATCCCACGAGCTGGCTTTTGGGATCGATTTAGACACAAGGTTCATTTTCTTAACATTTACAAACAAATACTTCATCAAATGTATGCAGAGGCGGATGGAGCACTATAACGAGGGGTTCAACCCCAAACTTTCGATGCGGGATATagatttatgtgtaaaaatttactaaaattacaataaatagtagatatgaacccataactttagaaatataatggttcAATACTAAAATTTTAGAAGGTTGAACCCTAGAGTTTAAATACTATATACGCCTCTGAATGTATGACAATAGTATAACAATATCTTGTCCAAGTAGTTGGTCAATCATATTGAGCTCCTTGGAGGTATTTCAATTTCAAAACGAGATTCTTTCTAAAGGGTGGCGCTTGAACCGAACATCCAAAATCACCACATTAATGGGATCAAGGTTCAGTGCTACAATGCCAGTTAGGTTTAATATTACCAAGGTCTTGGAAACCAACAAAGTTTCTGATGACTAGCAAAGATGAGTTTCTTCAACAAGAATGTTAAAAACTTAAAATGTTGAAACAAACAAATACTGCAAAAAGGACAACAAAGTACTACTATAAATGATGTAAAACGTGAAAGATGATTGGACCAAAGTCaaatatgaagaattatgtgggCAGTCATTGGGTGGCAAGTGTATATGGGACAAAATTTAATGATATTACACTTTATGATAAATCCTGGTTGTGTCCTCCAGCAGCATTGCTCATGTTTGCTGCTTAACTTCAAGGTACCTATTGTATGCAAATTGCTGCTTAACCACATAGAAAATATTTACTTGTAAATTGATGTTTATATATACCAAACCAAATAATTTAATCATTAGAGTCTCAGAACCAAAACAAATAGTAGTATATATCGGTCAATTAGGGTTAAGTGGAAAAAGTCTATACGTAAGAAACTGTCTTTCATGAGTGTAAACATCGGGTGCTAGTAAAAATATTTTGGCACCTGTTGTGTTTTTCTACAACCAGTGCGGTCACTAACAAGGTTCGGTTGATTGTTTGAGAGGAAATTATATTGCTCTAAAAGCACATTAATTGCTTAGAATCTTCTCCATTAGCTATGTTGGTAACCAGTCAAAGTTTCACATTTAATTAGTCCTGCCATAATCCATACCGTAGCTTTTTCCTTTATATTTAgtccattaaaaaaaaatgataaaccATTAAaataaactttcatttttatgtgAATGAAGAAATAAAAACATTGAAAATTCATTAATATGATTTATATATATCggtttttttttgatgaagaatTTATATATATCGGTATTTAGAaactatataattttaaaataataattaattccatTTTAATAGAGATAATTTTATATTGGTGAGGCAGTAATATGGTTAcggaaaaaagaaaaatacaatGTGGGGAATAAGTTTTAATTTATTAAACGGAAGCAAAGAATGACTTTAACAAGTTGtggtgaaatttgaaaaacaaagaGGAACGGAAAATAATAGGATTAAATTGAAATTTCAATTATTTTTAACTGGTAGAGTCTAGACAAAGAAAAGTGAAGCTTTGAGACatattaaataaaagaaaatttaaataaaatactaAAAGCAAATTGATAATGCAAATATCTAAGTTATTTGTTACTCGTTCTTTTCCATttcgtttaaaaaaatgaaaccccgttatatatatatataagaaccCTTCAGTTTTAAATTTTCTATTTACCCTGAATGAGATGCACTTACATACATCTAAATGTCATGATATGTTTTACGACTGAGTTTCAACAACACTTTTAAGAGGTTGTTTTGTAATTGGTAAGATAGGGAGGACAGTCATCGGTGATAGGACTAAATGTGAAATTACTTTATCTCACACTCCATACAATCTCAAAATTACTACTTCAAATTAACTTCAaagataaaataataaaatgTCACTGGCGAGAGTATTTAACAAAAGAAGCAAACTtcttccgtctcaaattatttgtcgtatttatttaaaataattgtctcaatttatttgttattttaaaaatttaaggcactattaattatttttttccaatttGTCTTTATCCGCCGTAGAATTATGTCATTAATGAAAAAGACGCATAAATGGAATTCTCAAGTTTATTTTTCCCTATAACAAATTAATAACTAGAAATGACACGTAAATGGAAGAAGCAATTAATGGTGGAGAAAAATTATAACTTAGATATAGCTAAGATAAAATTAGTCAAATACTCTCCAAATTAATGTATTTCTTAAGAgtgttataaaattaaaaaaagacaGATAGTTTAAGACGGAAAATATAATCCTTTCCGTTACTTCCAATGGAAACAGACGCCCAAAAATTTGGGATGACCAGTAGAATTTGTACTTTGTGAGTACAAGCTACGAGCAGCTTACTCGACCTATCAACACCATGAGAATCCGT is drawn from Lycium barbarum isolate Lr01 chromosome 8, ASM1917538v2, whole genome shotgun sequence and contains these coding sequences:
- the LOC132605698 gene encoding histone H2B; the encoded protein is MAPKAEKKPAEKKPAAEKTPAEKKPKAGKKLPKDGGAAAGDKKKKRSKKSVETYKIYIFKVLKQVHPDIGISSKAMGIMNSFINDIFEKLAQESSRLARYNKKPTITSREIQTAVRLVLPGELAKHAVSEGTKAVTKFTSS